The genomic interval ATATAAAAGCTCATAACAAAATATATGGGTAAGCTCATGGTTAATAACCGTCTTGAGCTCTAAATAAGAACCTGTGAAGGGAATGGCAATACGCTTCTTAAAAACCTCAGCAAACCCACCAACACCCTTATCAATAAGCTCTAATATAATATTTGTTTGAGCAAAATCATAAGGGGATGCAAAAATAACAATGGGGATTTTCTTTCTAACATCCATCTTTAAAGAATTTGAAAGGTTTTTATAAGCATTTTCTGCATAATCTGCAGAAAGATTGCCTAATTCCTCTATCTTTGGGCTACAATATATCTCAAAATGGCTAGTTTCAATTACATCCCAGGTAAGATTTTTATACCTAACCTTATTCTTTCCAAAAACCTGTGGAAAAGCAAAGAGGGGAAAAAAAAGAAATAATAAGATAAAAACCTTTTTCAATTTTCAATTTACAATTTGCAATTTACAATTCTTTGTCTTCTTTCCTCCTTGCTGGCGCATCTATTATTCTTGGAAGGGTAATGGTAAATCTATTTCCAGATTTTGTGGAGCAAGCAGAAATGTTTCCCTTTAAAAGACCAACAAGCTTTTTTACCAAAAGAAGGCCTATTTTTCCCTCAAGCCAACCGTTCTCCTTGAATACCTTATCTAAATATTCCTTTGGAATTTCAGGGGCTGTATCAGAAATTTCAAATATAATTGCATCATTTTCTTTGTCTTCCTTAATAAGAAGGGAAACATTGCCCTTTTCTGTAAATTTTATGGCATTTAAAAGGAGCTCATCCAATACCTTTATAAGACGAATTTTATCGCTTCTCATTGTAATTTTTGGACACAATGCCTCAAAGGAAACCCCCTTAACAATTGCCTCATTTTTACACCTTGCGCTGATAATATGGATAATATTCTCCAACGAAAACTCATCAATTTCAATCCATATCTTTCCAGAGTTAGCCTTTGCTATCTCCAGGAATTCTAACATAAGAGATAATACCTTTGAACAAAGGTTGTTTATCTCTTTAACAGATTCTTTTTGCTTTTCATTTATTCCTCCATATTCACCTGATATGAGAAGATTTGTTTCCTTTGATATATCCTGTAATGGCATTGAGACCTCCTGGGTTATGTGGGATAAGAATTCAGCCTTTATCCTTTCCTGCTCCTTTAGCTGTTCAATCTTTTTCTTAAGCTCTAAAGAGAAATTTATCATCCTTAGATTTGCCTCAATCCTTAAGAGCAGCTCATCTGGGTCAAATGGTTTTATTAAATAATCATCTGCTCCTGCCTTAAGACCAGCTATTCTTGAGGATGAATTTCCAAGCACAGTAAGAATGATTATAGGAATATCCATTGTTTTTTCATTGTGTTTTAGCCGTTGAGCTACCTCAAACCCATCTATTCCAGGCATCATAATGTCAAGGAGAATAATATTCGGTTTTTCTTTTTCAACCATAGAAAGGCAGCTGCCACCATCATAGGCAAATATACAGGAATATCCCTTTTCAGCCAAGATGTTTTTTATGCTTTCACATAGCTCTTTCTCATCATCAACAATAAGAATTTTTTCCTTCATACCTTAAGTATAATCTAAAAACAAAAATTTTACAAATAAAATTATATGTTGCTTAAAAAATAAGTATGTGTTGAGCTGTTCTATATTCAGGCACAAAGTAAATAAATCCTAAATCTTAAAACAAATTCAAAATTCAAAAAGCAAAATTCAAAATTACAATTCAAAATTCAAAAGTGATTTATTGTAAGTATTAAGTTTAAATTGCAGATTATAGCTTTGGCTATATTACTTTTAACTTTTAACTTATTTTTCCCATCTTGTTCTTAAGTTACCTGAACACATCTCAATTTCTAGGGTGCAAAATCTTTGCTATTTTTTTTAAGGTTTTTGCAAAGCTTGAAGGTGTTGGAGAGCCAAGCTCGTATGCATCCATAATGTATATTCTCTTATTTTTTCCTGCATTTATTACCCTTATCCTCTCCCAATTTTTCTTTTCATTCTCTCCTATTATTCCCATCTCCATAATAATAATGACATCGGGATTATTTTTAATAACCTCCTCTTTGCTATAGGGTGCAGACTCTTTTGGACCAATATTTACACCACCTGCAAATTCAATAAAATCATTGATCATGGTATTATATCCTGCAACCCATAATGGATTTGCTCCTACCTGAACAATAACAGAAGGTTTTGGAAAGTTTTTTGTCCTTTCTTTAATTGCATTTATTTTTTTCTTTGACCTTTCTATAATTGCCTTTGCTTTCCTTTCTTTTCCAAGTAGCCTTCCCAATTCCATAAATTGCTCACAAAGGCTTGAGAAATTCTTTGGATAAGGAAGCAAAACAACATTTATTCCAAGGCTTTTAAGCTTTTCAAGAGAATCCTTTTTTGTTAATGGTGTAGCCAATACCAAATCTGGCTTAAGGGCTACAATCTTTTCTATATCAACACCCATTACGCTCCCAATCCTCTCCTTGTTCTTTGCCTTGCAATATGTGGTGCAGGCGATAAGATTATCATCTGCCTTTAAGAG from bacterium carries:
- a CDS encoding ABC transporter substrate-binding protein; this translates as MKNIVIALVFLCSLVFCQNYPQRIISLGPYLTEEIYLLKADDNLIACTTYCKAKNKERIGSVMGVDIEKIVALKPDLVLATPLTKKDSLEKLKSLGINVVLLPYPKNFSSLCEQFMELGRLLGKERKAKAIIERSKKKINAIKERTKNFPKPSVIVQVGANPLWVAGYNTMINDFIEFAGGVNIGPKESAPYSKEEVIKNNPDVIIIMEMGIIGENEKKNWERIRVINAGKNKRIYIMDAYELGSPTPSSFAKTLKKIAKILHPRN
- a CDS encoding hybrid sensor histidine kinase/response regulator; its protein translation is MKEKILIVDDEKELCESIKNILAEKGYSCIFAYDGGSCLSMVEKEKPNIILLDIMMPGIDGFEVAQRLKHNEKTMDIPIIILTVLGNSSSRIAGLKAGADDYLIKPFDPDELLLRIEANLRMINFSLELKKKIEQLKEQERIKAEFLSHITQEVSMPLQDISKETNLLISGEYGGINEKQKESVKEINNLCSKVLSLMLEFLEIAKANSGKIWIEIDEFSLENIIHIISARCKNEAIVKGVSFEALCPKITMRSDKIRLIKVLDELLLNAIKFTEKGNVSLLIKEDKENDAIIFEISDTAPEIPKEYLDKVFKENGWLEGKIGLLLVKKLVGLLKGNISACSTKSGNRFTITLPRIIDAPARRKEDKEL